The following proteins come from a genomic window of Rutidosis leptorrhynchoides isolate AG116_Rl617_1_P2 unplaced genomic scaffold, CSIRO_AGI_Rlap_v1 contig84, whole genome shotgun sequence:
- the LOC139885159 gene encoding uncharacterized protein, with protein MTESSTTVRLVRCPKCENLLQELPDYSVYQCGACATVLRAKNKQQEEGDALLEMTDGERPAIIPAKSQSSSEKEKVILSDASDTDNKLNPPSSSGCYESSPEKKDEELAESCGPNGKADKLPVDPDLNANIDKSENHISREQEGLDSNIGGSHGSGRMSDWRARERVPRREEVEGVRFSTSNYLDKSTHQHPVSSFYGYGGPLRSRMDPDGRQRVQYLEHDRVELLKKLDELREQLSRSCDVADKTKEKFFPAQGRVPVQDPYGRLSNAWIPNAPPISNKGSPFLNNSPDLFPMHGAYPSHSIINSKGQIPGYRDTFGSQMIRRAPDKLSGQYPYYSDQFIDPFRQNTSLHQPHCSCFHCYQQVSAFGNNRLSDVPSNPMMYLPENPSVFGSRAQNVRNSAPPPRMNDVHGPPQRWPSDLNPEISGRPRRSSGIHRRPVAGGAPFLTCHNCFELLRLPKKVMHMGKNEQRMRCGACSTVISFTVNDKKLIISDDAGVAKESSSFSHGRVNRFSSDDYDSYGYDFQTLDKESLPILPSLNSVKPQEMQTFLSTSPSTSEDENSPNILVDTREDLANAAFKTTKSPPLPVSPLQENFDYSASCNNNNEVNRFGKGNRSSRSEQEKVMPNKVTTRQNSLKEATEMDVSFNELSNSDSGDANRKEEVQPRTNKGGESFFASIIKKSFKDFTKTNNNNQSEHPIKGSVSINGHPIPDRLVKKAEKQAGQVHPGQYWYDFRAGFWGIMGGPCLGIIPPFIEEFNYPMPQKCAGGNTLVFVNGRELHQKDMELLAARGLPVEGNRRYIIEINGRVLDEDTGEELDSLGKLAPTVERLKHGFGMKAPKTMAA; from the exons ATGACGGAGTCGTCAACAACAGTGAGGTTAGTGAGATGTCCAAAATGTGAAAATCTCTTACAAGAGCTCCCTGATTACTCTGTTTATCAGTGTGGTGCTTGTGCCACCGTTCTAAGAG CGAAAAATAAACAGCAGGAAGAGGGTGATGCTTTGTTGGAGATGACAGATGGGGAAAGGCCCGCTATAATTCCTGCCAAGTCTCAAAGTTCCTCAGAGAAGGAAAAGGTAATCTTGAGTGACGCCTCAGATACAGATAATAAGTTGAATCCTCCCTCTTCTTCTGGGTGTTATGAGAGTAGTCCTGAGAAAAAAGATGAAGAACTTGCGGAGAGTTGTGGGCCTAACGGTAAAGCCGATAAGTTGCCTGTTGATCCTGATTTGAACGCCAACATTGATAAGTCAGAAAATCATATTAGCAGAGAACAAGAGGGTTTAGATTCCAACATTGGTGGATCCCACGGATCAGGACGAATGTCAGACTGGAGAGCTAGGGAGAGAGTCCCGAGAAGGGAAGAGGTGGAAGGTGTCAGATTCTCGACTTCAAACTATCTTGACAAGTCCACTCACCAGCATCCAGTTTCCTCTTTTTATGGTTATGGGGGACCACTTAGAAGTCGTATGGATCCTGACGGGCGTCAAAGAGTTCAGTACCTTGAACATGATCGAGTTGAGCTTCTCAAGAAGCTAGACGAATTAAGAGAGCAGCTTAGTCGATCATGTGATGTTGCTGACAAGACAAAGGAGAAATTTTTTCCGGCTCAAGGGAGAGTTCCGGTTCAAGATCCTTATGGTCGCTTGTCAAATGCATGGATTCCGAATGCTCCACCAATTTCCAATAAGGGATCGCCTTTTCTCAATAATTCTCCAGACTTGTTTCCCATGCATGGTGCATATCCTTCACATTCGATAATCAACTCAAAAGGTCAAATTCCGGGTTATAGGGATACTTTCGGGTCCCAAATGATTAGGAGAGCCCCGGACAAGTTATCTGGTCAATATCCATACTATTCTGACCAATTTATTGATCCATTCAGACAAAACACTTCACTTCATCAACCTCATTGTTCCTGTTTTCATTGCTATCAGCAGGTTTCAGCTTTTGGCAACAATAGGTTATCCGATGTGCCAAGTAATCCCATGATGTACCTACCTGAAAACCCTTCGGTTTTTGGTTCACGCGCTCAAAATGTTAGAAACTCAGCTCCCCCTCCTCGAATGAATGATGTTCATGGCCCGCCACAAAGATGGCCAAGTGATCTTAACCCGGAGATCAGCGGCCGTCCTCGACGGAGCAGTGGGATTCATCGCCGCCCTGTAGCTGGAGGTGCCCCATTTCTTACTTGTCATAACTGCTTTGAACTTCTTCGATTACCAAAGAAAGTAATGCATATGGGTAAAAATGAACAAAGAATGCGATGTGGAGCTTGTTCTACAGTGATCAGTTTCACAGTcaatgacaagaaactcataatttcAGATGATGCTGGCGTGGCAAAAGAAAGTAGTTCGTTCTCCCATGGCCGTGTGAATCGGTTCTCTTCTGATGATTATGATAGCTATGGATATGATTTTCAGACACTAGATAAGGAATCTTTACCCATCCTACCCTCTTTAAACTCAGTTAAGCCTCAGGAAATGCAAACCTTCCTTTCCACATCACCCAGTACCTCTGAGGATGAAAATAGTCCTAATATTTTGGTTGATACTAGAGAAGATCTAGCAAATGCTGCATTTAAAACCACCAAGTCTCCACCACTTCCAGTTTCTCCTCTACAAGAAAATTTTGATTACTCtgctagttgtaataataataacgaagTGAACCGATTTGGCAAGGGAAACCGAAGTAGTCGTTCAGAACAAGAGAAGGTGATGCCAAACAAGGTCACTACACGACAAAATTCATTAAAAGAGGCAACTGAGATGGATGTGTCCTTCAACGAGCTCTCTAATTCTGATTCAGGCGATGCTAATAGAAAAGAAGAAGTTCAACCAAGAACAAATAAAGGAGGTGAATCTTTCTTTGCAAGCATTATTAAGAAGAGCTTCAAGGATTTCACCAAAACTAATAACAACAATCAAAGTGAACACCCCATTAAAGGTAGTGTTTCAATAAACGGGCATCCTATTCCAGATCGTTTAGTTAAAAAGGCTGAAAAGCAGGCTGGACAAGTTCACCCTGGACAATATTG GTATGATTTCCGAGCTGGATTTTGGGGAATCATGGGTGGTCCGTGCCTTGGCATAATACCT CCGTTTATTGAAGAGTTCAACTACCCAATGCCACAGAAATGTGCTGGTGGTAACACACTTGTTTTCGTAAATGGCAGAGAGCTTCACCAGAAAGATATGGAATTGCTCGCTGCTAGAGGACTTCCAGTGGAGGGGAATAGACGTTACATTATCGAGATTAATGG
- the LOC139885158 gene encoding uncharacterized protein, translating into MVKELKESTKFVLSVEFWRIGLYWTVALLVSYFQLLLFPKHFKSYPRCSPTSTSSKSISSTVCIITGATSGLGKAAAFALSKEGFFVVLAGRSTTKLAETVAEIKNVNKDAQVKAFQVDVSSLQSLLKFKDSLQQWLLDSNMHSSIQLLINNAGILATLSRCSEEGFDQAMGTNYIGAFSLTKLLLPLLGNSPVASRIVNVTSFTYRSVSSVQVDNDTVSGKCFMRLKGYPCGHVYEYSKLCLLLFSYELHRRLGAMANFHHVSVIAVDPGAVETNIMRELPLCISYLALSVLRLVGLLQSPERGVSAILDASLAPPEVSGLYFFGGKGRAINSSKLSYNPKLGEQLWTTSSALLKAACLETCFSAADTIL; encoded by the exons ATGGTTAAGGAATTAAAGGAGAGTACAAAATTTGTATTGTCTGTTGAATTCTGGAGAATCGGATTGTACTGGACGGTGGCTCTACTCGTCTCTTACTTTCAATTGCTTTTGTTTCCTAAGCATTTCAAGTCCTACCCTCGTTGCTCCCCAACTTCGACATCATCAAAATCCATTAGCAGTACTGTTTGCATCATTACCGGC GCTACGTCTGGTCTCGGTAAAGCTGCAGCTTTTGCTCTTTCAAAGGAAGGTTTCTTTGTTGTTCTAG CTGGACGCTCTACTACAAAATTGGCTGAG ACTGTGGCAGagattaaaaatgtaaataaagaTGCCCAGGTTAAAGCTTTTCAAGTCGACGTTTCCTCTCTTCAGTCCCTTTTGAAGTTTAAAGACTCGCTCCAACAATGGCTTCTGGACTCCAATATGCACTCTTCCATCCAACTATTGATAAACAATGCTGGGATACTAGCAACTTTGTCTCGTTGCTCTGAGGAGGGCTTTGATCA GGCGATGGGTACAAATTACATTGGTGCATTCTCTTTGACCAAACTTTTGTTACCACTTCTTGGTAACAGCCCTGTTGCTTCCCGGATTGTTAATGTTACCTCATTCACATACCGAAGTG TATCTTCCGTGCAGGTCGACAATGATACTGTTTCTGGGAAGTGCTTCATGAGATTGAAGGGGTATCCATGTGGTCATGTATATGAGTATTCCAAAT TGTGCCTCCTTTTGTTCTCGTACGAGCTTCACAGGAGACTTGGCGCAATGGCTAACTTTCATCATGTCTCTGTCAT TGCAGTGGATCCTGGAGCAGTGGAAACAAATATCATGAGGGAACTTCCTTTGTGTATTTCCTATTTGGCATTGTCTGTTCTGAGACTTGTTGGCCTTTTGCAATCACCTGAGAGAGGTGTCTCCGCTATCCTTGATGCGTCACTAGCTCCTCCT GAAGTATCTGGGTTATATTTTTTTGGTGGAAAAGGTAGAGCTATAAATTCCTCAAAGCTCTCATACAATCCTAAGCTTGGGGAGCAACTTTGGACCACTTCCTCTGCTCTGTTGAAAGCAGCTTGTCTGGAAACTTGTTTTTCTGCTGCGGATACTATTTTATAG
- the LOC139885156 gene encoding jasmonoyl--L-amino acid synthetase JAR4-like, translated as VGEEYETVITTFGGLYRYRLGDVVKVMGFHNSTPELKFVCRRNLMLSINIDKNTEKDLQLAVEKAEKVINAVKLEVVDFTSHADLSTDPGHYVIFWELNGEASQDVLQECCNCLDRSFVDAGYVSSRKVKGIGPLELRILQRGTFQKIVDHYVGMGAAVSQFKTPRCVGPMNNVVFQILCTNVVNNCFSTAY; from the coding sequence GTTTATACAGGTATAGGCTAGGAGATGTGGTGAAAGTGATGGGCTTCCACAATTCAACCCCAGAACTGAAATTCGTATGCAGAAGAAACCTGATGCTCTCCATTAACATCGACAAGAACACCGAGAAAGATCTACAGCTAGCCGTTGAGAAAGCCGAGAAGGTAATAAACGCCGTTAAACTGGAAGTTGTTGACTTCACGAGCCACGCTGATCTTTCGACGGACCCTGGACATTACGTCATCTTCTGGGAACTCAACGGTGAGGCCAGTCAAGACGTTCTGCAAGAATGCTGCAATTGCTTGGATAGATCATTCGTGGATGCAGGCTACGTCAGCTCTAGGAAGGTAAAGGGAATCGGACCGTTGGAACTTAGAATCCTTCAGAGGGGAACTTTTCAGAAGATTGTGGATCATTACGTCGGAATGGGTGCTGCTGTAAGTCAGTTCAAGACGCCAAGATGTGTTGGTCCCATGAACAATGTTGTGTTCCAAATCCTGTGTACCAATGTTGTTAACAACTGCTTCAGTACTGCTTACTAG